Proteins encoded in a region of the Haloglomus salinum genome:
- a CDS encoding bifunctional nuclease family protein codes for MAHEATVRGLGVGIGEDGPETPVVLLAADGRVVPIFISADQAQSIGHALRGEPFKRPLTHDLFVEMVAEFGGAIDRVRIDGLAEGTFLAKLDAEQYTNGERRTATFDARPSDAIAVALRVDCPILVDEDVLDRAGRSPEGFDIRQEPGQEPERDRGED; via the coding sequence ATGGCACACGAGGCCACGGTCAGGGGGCTCGGCGTCGGCATCGGCGAGGACGGCCCGGAGACGCCGGTGGTGTTGCTCGCCGCCGACGGGCGAGTCGTTCCGATATTCATCAGCGCGGACCAGGCACAGTCCATCGGCCACGCGCTCCGGGGCGAGCCGTTCAAACGACCGCTCACGCACGACCTGTTCGTCGAGATGGTCGCGGAGTTCGGGGGCGCCATCGACCGCGTCCGCATCGACGGGCTCGCCGAGGGAACCTTCCTCGCGAAGCTCGACGCCGAGCAGTACACGAACGGCGAGCGCCGGACGGCCACCTTCGACGCCCGGCCCTCCGACGCCATCGCCGTCGCGCTCCGGGTCGACTGCCCCATCCTGGTCGACGAGGACGTGCTCGACCGAGCGGGGCGCTCACCGGAGGGGTTCGACATCCGGCAAGAGCCCGGACAGGAGCCCGAACGGGACCGCGGGGAGGACTGA
- a CDS encoding PHP domain-containing protein: MTRIAHDYHTHSTYSDGSFLWSMVGAAADAGLEGIGITDHCNVSEASEDARRKKVMGFNLDATYERRREGIDAIRDRFDIDVYDAVEMDYEPEDEAAIREFLDAADFDYAIGSVHYLDGVNVHFGSYYADMPREERRELVDRYFEKLVALVDSELFDIAAHPDLFERTAEFRGLASDDHYHQVAEAFRASRTVPELNAGRALDDYGEFHPAPRFVEVLLEHDVAFTVGTDSHEPEAIGPRVEAIAEQFERYGIEPVEIA, encoded by the coding sequence GTGACCCGAATCGCCCACGACTACCACACCCATTCGACGTACTCGGACGGGAGCTTCCTCTGGTCGATGGTCGGCGCGGCCGCCGACGCCGGGCTGGAGGGAATCGGCATCACCGACCACTGCAACGTCTCGGAGGCGTCCGAGGATGCCCGGCGCAAGAAGGTGATGGGGTTCAACCTCGACGCCACCTACGAGCGCCGGCGCGAGGGGATCGACGCCATCCGCGACCGGTTCGACATCGACGTGTACGACGCGGTGGAGATGGACTACGAGCCCGAGGACGAGGCGGCCATCCGGGAGTTCCTCGATGCGGCCGACTTCGACTACGCCATCGGGAGCGTCCACTACCTCGACGGCGTGAACGTCCACTTCGGCTCCTACTACGCCGACATGCCCCGCGAGGAGCGCCGGGAGCTGGTGGACCGCTACTTCGAGAAGCTCGTCGCGCTCGTCGACTCGGAGCTGTTCGACATCGCGGCCCACCCGGACCTGTTCGAGCGGACCGCGGAGTTCCGCGGCCTCGCGAGCGACGACCACTATCACCAGGTTGCCGAGGCGTTCCGGGCCTCGCGGACGGTCCCGGAACTCAACGCCGGCCGCGCGCTGGACGACTACGGCGAGTTCCACCCCGCACCCCGGTTCGTCGAGGTCCTGCTGGAGCACGACGTGGCGTTCACGGTCGGCACGGACTCGCACGAACCGGAGGCCATCGGCCCCCGCGTCGAGGCCATCGCCGAGCAGTTCGAGCGGTACGGTATCGAACCGGTCGAGATCGCCTGA
- a CDS encoding HalOD1 output domain-containing protein: MDNTLVEQLVLAIADREDTAPTELDVAIEDHVSTEGIQSLVEHKSNSWQLQFETPGHVVEISGSNTITVDGEIQRQFSW; the protein is encoded by the coding sequence ATGGATAACACGCTCGTTGAACAGCTCGTCCTGGCAATTGCCGATAGGGAGGATACAGCCCCGACGGAGCTGGATGTAGCGATCGAAGACCACGTCTCGACGGAGGGGATACAGAGCCTCGTCGAGCACAAGAGCAATTCGTGGCAGCTGCAGTTCGAAACCCCGGGCCACGTCGTCGAAATCTCGGGCTCGAATACAATCACCGTTGATGGGGAAATCCAACGACAATTCAGCTGGTAG
- a CDS encoding TIGR01548 family HAD-type hydrolase has product MGADTVVFDVDGVLIDVADSYRRAVVESVERVHGETVHSDDVQHFKNAGGFNNDWTVTYAVALYVLAYREGLGRSVTTFTDTVAASGGGLEAVEAVVADLLDPDARERVYAEWDRDHLRRVFQQLYLGDERFRELEGGEPPLASEERGFIEDEPVLLDPSTLDALADRELGVVTGRPRDEATIALERVGLDALPDERVYAMEDGPGKPAPDTLVAVAEDAGAESVVFVGDTLDDIETAHNARESDPDREYHGVGVLTGGLTGPSGRRKYETAGASAVLDSVNDLPALLGGAE; this is encoded by the coding sequence ATCGGGGCGGATACGGTCGTCTTCGACGTCGACGGGGTCCTCATCGACGTGGCCGACTCCTACCGGCGTGCAGTCGTCGAGTCCGTCGAGCGCGTCCACGGCGAGACGGTCCACAGTGACGACGTGCAGCACTTCAAGAACGCCGGCGGCTTCAACAACGACTGGACGGTCACCTACGCGGTCGCGCTGTACGTTCTCGCGTACCGCGAGGGGCTGGGCCGCTCCGTGACGACGTTCACCGACACCGTCGCGGCCTCCGGTGGTGGGCTCGAAGCGGTGGAGGCGGTCGTCGCGGACCTGCTGGACCCGGACGCCCGCGAGCGGGTGTACGCCGAGTGGGACCGTGACCACCTCCGACGCGTCTTCCAGCAGCTCTACCTCGGGGACGAGCGGTTCCGCGAGCTGGAGGGCGGGGAGCCGCCGCTCGCGAGCGAGGAACGGGGCTTCATCGAGGACGAACCCGTGTTGCTCGACCCGTCGACGCTCGATGCGCTCGCGGACCGCGAACTCGGCGTCGTGACCGGGCGCCCCCGCGACGAGGCCACCATCGCGCTCGAACGCGTCGGCCTCGATGCGCTCCCCGACGAGCGGGTGTACGCGATGGAGGACGGGCCGGGGAAGCCCGCGCCCGACACGCTCGTCGCCGTCGCCGAGGACGCCGGCGCCGAGTCGGTCGTCTTCGTCGGTGACACGCTCGACGACATCGAGACGGCCCACAACGCCCGGGAGTCCGACCCCGACCGCGAGTACCACGGTGTCGGCGTCCTGACCGGCGGGCTCACGGGCCCCTCTGGCCGCCGGAAGTACGAGACGGCGGGGGCGAGCGCCGTCCTCGACAGCGTCAACGACCTGCCAGCGCTACTCGGCGGCGCCGAGTAG
- the pdxT gene encoding pyridoxal 5'-phosphate synthase glutaminase subunit PdxT produces the protein MTLTAGVLAVQGDVSEHAEAIERAAAAHGEDAVVHEIRHAGTVPECDVLLMPGGESTTISKTIAEEGIDEEIIAHVAAGKPVLATCAGLIVASRDAGDERVPTLDLLDVTVERNAFGRQRDSFQAPLDVAGLDAPFPAVFIRAPVIADVGDGVDVLASWDGRPVAVRDGPVVGTSFHPELTEDSRIHDLAFFEGTPAERDAAAADD, from the coding sequence ATGACACTCACGGCCGGCGTCCTCGCGGTGCAGGGGGACGTCTCCGAACACGCCGAGGCCATCGAGCGGGCCGCGGCCGCCCACGGCGAGGACGCGGTCGTCCACGAGATCCGGCACGCCGGCACGGTTCCCGAGTGCGACGTGCTCCTCATGCCCGGCGGGGAGTCGACGACCATCTCGAAGACCATCGCCGAGGAGGGCATCGACGAGGAGATAATCGCCCACGTCGCGGCCGGCAAGCCAGTTCTCGCGACGTGCGCGGGCCTCATCGTCGCCAGCCGCGACGCCGGCGACGAGCGCGTCCCCACGCTCGACCTCTTGGACGTGACCGTCGAGCGCAACGCCTTCGGCCGCCAGCGCGACTCCTTCCAGGCACCGCTGGACGTGGCGGGCCTCGATGCACCGTTCCCGGCTGTCTTCATCCGTGCCCCCGTCATCGCGGACGTGGGTGACGGTGTCGACGTGCTCGCCTCGTGGGACGGCCGTCCGGTCGCCGTGCGCGACGGCCCCGTCGTCGGCACCTCGTTCCACCCCGAACTGACCGAGGACTCGCGCATCCACGACCTCGCGTTCTTCGAGGGGACGCCCGCCGAGCGCGACGCGGCCGCGGCCGACGACTGA
- the hisE gene encoding phosphoribosyl-ATP diphosphatase → MTSEGAGDPLAADGGAAETDEILDELFAVIESRKEELPEGSYTASLFTHEKGENAVLEKLGEETTELLLAAKDDDHEELAHEAADLVYHLLVLLAMKDMDVADLRAELAERR, encoded by the coding sequence ATGACGAGTGAGGGCGCCGGAGACCCGCTCGCGGCTGACGGCGGTGCGGCCGAGACGGACGAGATACTGGACGAGCTGTTCGCCGTCATCGAGTCCCGGAAGGAGGAGCTCCCGGAAGGGTCGTACACGGCCTCGCTGTTCACCCACGAGAAAGGCGAGAACGCGGTGCTGGAGAAGCTGGGGGAGGAGACGACCGAGCTCCTGCTCGCCGCGAAGGACGACGACCACGAGGAGCTGGCCCACGAGGCCGCCGACCTGGTCTACCACCTGCTGGTGCTGCTCGCGATGAAGGACATGGACGTGGCCGACCTGCGCGCGGAGCTGGCCGAGCGGCGGTAG
- a CDS encoding DUF6684 family protein: MPTDDASDDRSWYEVSHREVFDGRTLSDLFVNLVPVAIIAAFVGLFSLLPLYGSGSEPLLAFHAAIVLGVALVSYVAARAIAGDERRLELQGGVPDRGGVEGDDATSDDE; encoded by the coding sequence ATGCCGACCGACGACGCGAGTGATGACCGCTCGTGGTACGAGGTGAGCCACCGCGAGGTGTTCGACGGGCGGACGCTGTCGGACCTGTTCGTGAACCTCGTTCCGGTGGCCATCATCGCGGCGTTCGTGGGGCTGTTCAGCCTGCTGCCGCTGTACGGCTCCGGGAGCGAGCCGTTGCTGGCATTCCACGCCGCCATCGTCCTCGGGGTCGCGCTGGTGAGCTACGTCGCCGCCCGCGCCATCGCCGGCGACGAGCGACGACTCGAACTCCAGGGCGGGGTTCCCGACCGCGGCGGCGTCGAGGGCGACGACGCGACGAGCGACGACGAGTGA
- a CDS encoding bifunctional nuclease family protein, with amino-acid sequence MNTDVSGDGDEADADADVTEGLPARIDSVRVAGTPNGPVPVVLIAVEEDGVDSAGGPEDPLEGEVLPIFIGFEEARSIVRGMEAEDIGRPMTHDLTLDIVEELGGRVDRVAVSALEEGTFFATLWLNTPRDDVTVDARPSDSLALAARTNAPLLVARPVWEDAAEDADRFAELDDIREVFEDDE; translated from the coding sequence ATGAACACGGACGTCTCCGGCGACGGCGACGAGGCGGACGCCGACGCCGACGTGACCGAGGGGCTCCCCGCACGCATCGACTCGGTGCGGGTCGCGGGCACCCCCAACGGCCCGGTTCCGGTCGTCCTCATCGCGGTCGAGGAGGATGGAGTCGACAGCGCGGGCGGCCCGGAGGACCCGCTCGAGGGCGAGGTGCTCCCCATCTTCATCGGCTTCGAGGAGGCCCGCAGCATCGTCCGCGGCATGGAGGCCGAGGACATCGGCCGGCCGATGACTCACGACCTCACCCTGGACATCGTCGAGGAGCTGGGCGGCCGGGTCGACCGCGTGGCCGTCTCCGCACTGGAGGAGGGCACCTTCTTCGCGACGCTGTGGCTCAACACGCCCCGCGACGACGTGACCGTCGATGCCCGCCCGAGCGACTCGCTGGCGCTGGCCGCCCGGACGAACGCGCCGCTGCTGGTGGCCCGCCCGGTCTGGGAGGACGCCGCCGAGGACGCCGACCGCTTCGCCGAACTCGACGACATCCGCGAGGTGTTCGAGGATGACGAGTGA
- a CDS encoding archaemetzincin family Zn-dependent metalloprotease: MHVDIVPVGDVPAVVKREASSGLRSVYDCEVTLHDGQDVPDGAYDPGRQQYRAEEFIELASRIGNGTKNIAITGHDLYYRRRNYVFGLAYLSGNGSVISTYRLQTSTDGGFSNKPASEIFADRVRKEVIHEIGHTLGLEHCDNKRCVMNFSPTVREVDIKEQTLCGSCQKQVL, translated from the coding sequence ATGCATGTCGACATCGTGCCGGTGGGCGATGTCCCTGCAGTCGTCAAGCGGGAGGCCTCCTCCGGACTCCGCTCCGTGTACGACTGCGAGGTGACCCTGCACGACGGGCAGGACGTGCCCGACGGCGCGTACGACCCCGGTCGCCAGCAGTACCGGGCCGAGGAGTTCATCGAGCTGGCCTCCCGCATCGGCAACGGGACCAAGAACATCGCCATCACTGGGCACGACCTGTACTACCGCCGCCGGAACTACGTCTTCGGCCTGGCGTACCTCTCGGGCAACGGCTCGGTCATCTCCACCTACCGGCTCCAGACCTCCACTGACGGGGGCTTCTCGAACAAGCCGGCCTCCGAGATATTCGCCGACCGCGTCCGCAAGGAGGTCATCCACGAGATCGGCCACACCCTCGGCCTGGAGCACTGCGACAACAAGCGCTGCGTGATGAACTTCTCACCCACCGTCCGCGAGGTCGATATCAAGGAACAGACCCTGTGCGGGAGCTGTCAGAAGCAAGTGTTGTAG
- a CDS encoding ASCH domain-containing protein, whose protein sequence is MSESTEADIDAGDLLPNDHVQQLALQGEVTQIHRGASNHYADEGDRFVIDGTSFEVTSVDDRTLGDMTDEDARREGSDSLEAYKQRMERVHGGNFEWDDSSTVVRYQFEPVEG, encoded by the coding sequence ATGAGCGAGTCGACCGAGGCCGACATCGACGCGGGCGACCTCCTGCCGAACGACCACGTCCAGCAGCTGGCGCTCCAGGGCGAGGTGACCCAGATACACCGCGGCGCGAGCAACCACTACGCCGACGAGGGCGACCGGTTCGTCATCGACGGCACCTCGTTCGAGGTGACGAGCGTCGACGACCGAACGCTCGGCGACATGACCGACGAGGACGCCCGGCGCGAGGGCTCGGACTCGCTGGAGGCGTACAAGCAGCGGATGGAGCGCGTTCACGGGGGCAACTTCGAGTGGGACGATTCGAGTACCGTGGTCCGGTACCAGTTCGAGCCGGTCGAGGGCTGA
- a CDS encoding enoyl-CoA hydratase/isomerase family protein, whose product MAVTADDLELVRIETDGHRADVVIDRPDKRNAMNPQVIGELTEAFERVSGADGVRAVTLLGEGPVFCAGMDLHMMRNRVEEGSDLDRGAFPRLLEAVESCEQPVVAGIKRAGPAGAFELTLPCDLRVLGEEARYGVIEVQLGTFPHGGATQRLPRLVGLSKAKEIVLTGEFIDPEEAHDIGLVHEVCPDDEVDAQARALADDLCENAPLGLRNAKQALAAALETPLDEGLALERALGRELDDTADYREGFDARLEGRDPEFEGE is encoded by the coding sequence ATGGCTGTCACTGCCGACGACCTTGAACTGGTCCGCATCGAGACCGACGGACACCGCGCCGACGTGGTCATCGACCGGCCGGACAAGCGCAACGCGATGAACCCGCAGGTCATCGGGGAACTCACCGAGGCGTTCGAGCGCGTCTCCGGCGCCGACGGCGTCCGCGCCGTGACGCTGCTGGGCGAGGGGCCCGTCTTCTGTGCGGGCATGGACCTGCACATGATGCGGAACCGCGTCGAGGAAGGGAGTGACCTCGACCGGGGCGCCTTCCCGAGACTGCTCGAGGCCGTCGAGTCCTGCGAGCAGCCCGTCGTCGCGGGCATCAAGCGCGCCGGGCCCGCGGGTGCGTTCGAACTCACCCTCCCCTGTGACCTCCGGGTGCTGGGTGAGGAGGCAAGATACGGCGTCATCGAGGTGCAGCTGGGCACGTTCCCGCACGGCGGCGCGACCCAGCGCCTGCCCCGGCTCGTCGGCCTCTCGAAGGCGAAGGAGATCGTCCTCACGGGCGAGTTCATCGACCCCGAGGAGGCCCACGACATCGGGCTGGTCCACGAGGTCTGCCCGGACGACGAGGTCGACGCACAGGCCCGCGCGCTCGCGGACGACCTCTGCGAGAACGCGCCGCTCGGGCTGCGGAACGCCAAACAGGCGCTCGCGGCCGCGCTGGAGACACCGCTGGACGAGGGACTGGCGCTGGAGCGGGCGCTGGGCCGGGAACTGGACGACACGGCCGACTACCGGGAGGGGTTCGACGCGCGGCTGGAGGGCCGCGACCCCGAGTTCGAGGGGGAGTGA
- a CDS encoding HAD family hydrolase, translated as MAVSFDLFGTLVRVDRTGDSGRAIADELASRGVQVPDDWDRAFREHHIDAPAGAEVPLPAHVAAALRSRGVEASGNAPRRAVVAAFDPDVERMDGAERAIAAARERGPIGVMSNTSVPELARRALIRADLADAFDAVVTSAGCGWRKPDARAFEAIANRLGVETAALVHVGDDPEADGGIEAAGGRFVDVAETPLPSFPAWLEADEEGRRPSGDDADGVTGS; from the coding sequence GTGGCAGTTTCGTTCGACCTGTTCGGGACGCTCGTCCGCGTGGACCGCACCGGTGACTCCGGCCGAGCGATCGCCGACGAACTCGCGTCCCGGGGCGTGCAGGTCCCCGACGACTGGGACCGGGCCTTCCGCGAGCATCACATCGACGCCCCGGCCGGCGCGGAGGTGCCCCTCCCGGCGCACGTGGCCGCGGCTCTCCGGAGCCGCGGCGTCGAGGCGTCCGGGAACGCCCCCCGGCGGGCCGTCGTCGCCGCCTTCGACCCCGACGTGGAGCGCATGGATGGCGCCGAACGCGCCATCGCGGCCGCGCGGGAACGGGGCCCCATCGGCGTCATGTCCAACACGAGCGTCCCGGAACTCGCCCGGCGGGCGCTCATCCGCGCGGACCTCGCGGACGCCTTCGACGCCGTCGTGACCAGCGCCGGCTGTGGCTGGCGCAAGCCCGACGCCCGGGCGTTCGAGGCCATCGCCAACCGTCTCGGCGTCGAGACGGCCGCCCTCGTCCACGTCGGCGACGACCCGGAAGCCGACGGCGGTATCGAGGCCGCTGGCGGTCGGTTCGTCGACGTGGCGGAGACGCCGCTCCCCTCGTTCCCCGCGTGGCTCGAAGCGGACGAGGAGGGCCGGCGACCCTCCGGGGACGATGCCGACGGGGTGACCGGGTCGTGA
- a CDS encoding DUF5518 domain-containing protein, which yields MVDWQAVGLGFLAHVVLGFFAFLAPGIGHVAVGLLGGFLTGYVAGGDLVNGAWNGLVAGALGGILLAVFAAVALGFIAEVLLGGGIGFLGGAGALVVGVVVALVLAIDSAIGGAVGAAVAD from the coding sequence ATGGTCGACTGGCAGGCGGTCGGGCTCGGGTTCCTCGCGCACGTCGTACTGGGATTCTTCGCCTTCCTCGCGCCGGGTATCGGCCACGTCGCCGTCGGTCTCCTCGGCGGGTTCCTGACGGGCTACGTCGCGGGAGGCGACCTCGTGAACGGCGCGTGGAACGGACTCGTCGCGGGGGCGCTCGGCGGCATCCTGCTCGCGGTGTTCGCCGCCGTCGCTCTCGGGTTCATCGCCGAGGTCCTGCTCGGCGGCGGCATCGGTTTCCTCGGCGGGGCCGGCGCGCTCGTCGTCGGTGTCGTCGTCGCGCTCGTTCTCGCCATCGACTCGGCCATCGGCGGCGCGGTCGGCGCGGCGGTGGCAGACTGA
- a CDS encoding DUF7504 family protein: MTSGSRTERAGAFADALGRLQRDGGALLVVGATPGDTHERACGRMLGSSDQPRVVCRTDGSCSAGVTGARPNDRLIDLAVDARSATASAGTDHGGAVAGPAAGEGATRIVAETPAEFGARAAEAVAELTSEADDPRVCVDSLLPLVEELGEERAFEWYHAITADVRAAGGVCHAHLPVDRDDDLVDRFEALVDATVVLRLADNEPQQRWFVHGSVTSDWLSLQE; this comes from the coding sequence ATGACGTCTGGGAGCCGAACGGAGCGAGCCGGGGCATTCGCCGATGCCCTCGGCCGACTACAGCGAGACGGTGGCGCCCTGCTGGTCGTCGGGGCGACACCCGGCGATACCCACGAGCGGGCGTGTGGCCGGATGCTGGGGAGCAGTGACCAGCCGCGGGTGGTCTGTCGGACCGACGGGAGCTGTTCGGCCGGCGTGACCGGCGCGCGGCCGAACGACCGACTCATCGACCTCGCCGTGGACGCGCGGAGCGCGACCGCCAGTGCCGGCACCGACCACGGCGGCGCGGTCGCCGGGCCCGCGGCGGGGGAGGGAGCCACGCGAATCGTGGCGGAGACACCCGCCGAGTTCGGCGCGCGGGCCGCCGAGGCGGTCGCGGAACTGACGAGCGAGGCCGACGACCCGCGGGTCTGCGTGGACTCGCTCCTCCCGCTCGTCGAGGAACTCGGCGAGGAACGCGCCTTCGAGTGGTACCATGCCATCACGGCCGACGTGCGCGCGGCCGGTGGCGTCTGCCACGCACACCTCCCGGTCGACCGCGACGACGACCTCGTCGACCGTTTCGAGGCACTGGTCGATGCGACCGTCGTACTCCGACTGGCCGACAACGAGCCACAGCAGCGCTGGTTCGTCCACGGGTCGGTCACCTCCGACTGGCTCTCGCTACAGGAGTAG
- a CDS encoding UPF0146 family protein, with translation MTRGLAARLATHDRLVEVGIGNRPDVARDLAQRGCAVTATDIHERPVPDGVAFVRDDVTDPDSAVYGDADAVYALRCPPELQRPAHEAARRADAAFYFTTLGADPAVVPATPTTLDEGTLFRATDTPGRGQAAGAGGRTPRDVRSRNGGESP, from the coding sequence GTGACCCGGGGACTCGCCGCCCGACTCGCGACACACGACCGACTGGTCGAGGTCGGCATCGGCAATCGGCCGGACGTAGCCCGCGACCTCGCACAGCGCGGCTGTGCCGTGACCGCGACCGACATCCACGAACGGCCGGTCCCCGACGGCGTCGCGTTCGTCCGGGACGACGTGACCGACCCCGATTCGGCTGTCTACGGGGACGCGGACGCCGTCTACGCGCTCCGGTGCCCGCCGGAACTCCAGCGGCCCGCCCACGAGGCCGCACGCCGGGCCGACGCCGCGTTCTACTTCACCACGCTGGGCGCCGACCCGGCTGTCGTCCCGGCGACGCCGACGACACTCGACGAGGGGACGCTCTTCCGGGCGACCGACACGCCGGGCAGGGGGCAAGCTGCGGGTGCCGGGGGGCGGACGCCTCGCGACGTGCGGTCCCGGAACGGAGGTGAGTCGCCGTGA
- the npdG gene encoding NADPH-dependent F420 reductase, with product MDIALLGGTGDIGEGLALRLAYDTNHAVRIGSREASKAEAKAEEYLNELDSRGTEAEVTGHANPEAAAGADVVVLAVPAYHLTDTIEAVADELTGVLVTPAVGMKRDDDGLHYNPPGVGSVTALARDAAPDDVPVVGAFHNLPAGRLADLDATFEWDTVVVGDDDDAKRTVMDIAEGIAGLRALDGGGIANAGEVEAVTPLLVNLASENEGLHALGVRFQ from the coding sequence ATGGACATCGCGCTGCTGGGCGGAACCGGCGACATCGGCGAGGGACTCGCCCTCCGACTGGCGTACGACACGAACCACGCGGTCCGCATCGGTTCGCGTGAGGCCTCGAAGGCCGAGGCGAAGGCCGAGGAGTACCTGAACGAACTGGACAGTCGTGGCACCGAGGCCGAGGTGACGGGCCACGCGAACCCCGAGGCCGCCGCGGGCGCGGACGTGGTGGTGCTGGCGGTGCCGGCCTACCACCTCACGGACACCATCGAGGCGGTCGCCGACGAGCTGACGGGCGTCCTCGTGACACCGGCGGTCGGGATGAAACGCGACGACGACGGTCTCCACTACAACCCGCCTGGGGTGGGCAGCGTGACGGCGCTCGCACGCGACGCCGCGCCCGACGATGTGCCCGTCGTCGGTGCCTTCCACAACCTTCCGGCCGGCCGCCTCGCGGACCTCGATGCCACGTTCGAGTGGGACACGGTCGTGGTCGGGGACGACGACGACGCGAAGCGGACCGTGATGGATATCGCCGAAGGTATCGCGGGCCTGCGCGCGCTCGACGGCGGCGGTATCGCCAACGCCGGCGAGGTGGAGGCGGTCACGCCGCTGCTGGTGAACCTCGCCAGCGAGAACGAGGGCCTCCACGCGCTGGGGGTCCGGTTCCAGTAA